The following is a genomic window from Brevibacterium limosum.
GCAGCAGGCCGCGGTCCTCATGGAGAAGGTCGTGGCCGAGATGAAGTCACGCATCTCCGCCCGCACCCACAAGGAGAATCAGCGACGCAAGACCGCGTTGGAGGCCTCCTCGCTGCCGGCGAAGCTCTACGACTGCCGCGACAACGGAGTGGAGAACACGGAACTGTTCATCGTCGAGGGCGACTCGGCGATGGGCACGGCAAAGGCCGCCCGCAACTCCGACCACCAGGCGCTGTTCCCCATCCGCGGGAAGATCCTCAACGTGCAGAAAGCGACCCTGGCCGACATGCTCGCCAACGTCGAATGCTCAGCTCTCATCCAGGTCATCGGCGCCGGCTCCGGGCGCAGCTTCGATATCGATGCCGCCCGATACGGACGTGTCGTCATCATGACCGATGCCGATGTCGACGGTGCCCATATCCGCACTCTGCTGCTCACCCTGTTCTTCCGGTACATGAAGCCGTTGGTCGAAGCCGGTCGCGTCTTCGCCGCAGTGCCTCCGCTGCACAGAGTCGAGGTCGTGACGAAGCGCGGAACGCCCAACGACATCATCTACACCTACACCGAAGCGGAGCTCCATGCTCTGCTGAAGAAGCTCGAGAAGCAGAAGAAGACCTACAAGGAACCCATTCAGCGCTATAAGGGCCTGGGTGAGATGGACGCAGACCAGCTGGCCGAGACGACCATGGACCCGAGCATGCGCACCCTGCGTCGGGTGACGATGGCCGATGCCGAGATGGCGGAGAACACCTTCGAACTCCTCATGGGATCATCTGTCGGTCCGCGCAGGGAATTCATCGTCTCCGGTGCCGCCGTGCTCGATGCCGAACGCATCGACAGCTGAGACCGACAGCTGAGTCAGTCCGTCCCCTCTGAGCCCAGGCCGATCACCGGCTTGGGCTCAGATGCCGAATGCGGACGGTGTGACGATGAGCAGAGTCGGCAGGAGCAGAAGCAGCACGGCCAGTCCGATCGACATCAGCCGCACGGGGATCCGCGCCGGATCCAAGGGACGTGACAGCCTTCGGATGCGCTGGGCGGACAGATCACTGCGGTGTTCGGGACTGATCGCCGCGGCCGAGCTCACCGCCTGAGCCAGGATCTGCGGATCGACGTGGTCGCGAGCCTGATCATCGGCCATGAGCTCGATGAGCTGATTCACCGAATTCAACCCGATCGCCGTGGCTGAGAAGTATGGCAGTGCCCGATGCCATGCGGCAAAAGGAATGACGAGCACATCGTGCCGGAAATCCAGATGCGCCCTCTCATGAGCGATGACGGCGGTGCGCTCATCCTCATCGAGGGCCTTGAGCAGACCGGTCGACAGGACTGCAGTGCCCTTCCGCGGCCCCTTGGGCAGGCAGTAGGCAACGGCCTCATCGGTGGTGATGATGCGAGTGTCGGGGTAGGTGATCGACGGTTCGCTGAGAAGATGCAGGATCTCGTCGTGGCGCAGACGAGTCTTGCGCGCGGAATAGAGAGTCAGGACCAGGCAGCCGAGCAGCCGGCCGATGAGGAGCACGGCGATGACGAGGAAGATCCACGCCAGGAGCGACAGCTGAGTGTGGTCCTTGCCCCGCAAGAGGTCGAAGAGTCCCTGTGGAAGACTAGTCGTGCCAGGGGCGACGGCGAAAGCGAGGGCGGCGCCGATGAGGGACAGTCCTCCGGAGAGTCCGACGGCCTGCCAGAGGACGACCTCGGAGATCGGGTCACCGCGGAAGCGAGCGAGTGCCGCAGGAATGGGCCATGCCAGCAGAAAAGCCAGCACGGCCAGAACAAGTCCCACGATGGTCATTGAGGTGACCGGCCTGGGTCAGGACTGCGTCGAGTGATTGCGCCCGAGCAGATTGCGCAGCGCCTTGGTGTCGGCCTCCGAGACGGTGCCGAGGAAGCGCGCGAGGACAGCCTGACGGTCCGGTGCCTGAGACAGCATCTCGGTCATCAGCTCCGCCACATGATCCTCACGGGTCGAGACCGCGATATAGCGGTGCGGACGGATGCTGCGATCACGAGTGACGAAGCCCTTCTTCTCGAGTCGAGACAAGACCGTATGGACCGTCGTCAGCGCGAGCTCGCGGTCCGAGAGGACTTCGCGGAGTTCGGCGGCGCTCAACCCGTCGTCGTGGACCCAGATGGCGTCCATGACGCTGCGTTCGAGTTCACCCAGTGTTCCCACAGTTCTTTCGCCCTCAATTTCTTTGTCGGTCTGATCGCTCCAGTATATCTCTACAGTCTGTCGAATTCCACACAGGCACCTGGGGTTTCGGCGGAGTGTGATCCTGGTCAGGTGTCCTTGCGGGAAGGCATACTTGGTACCGGGAGTCTTGAATGATGAAACCATGAGGGTGCCGCTTCTACGGGTTGTAGAATTCTACATGACGTAGAAACAATGCTCTCGTGAAACCTGAATGGAGCGCCCATGGAGCTGGATCCGGTCCTCATCGGTCGGTGGCAATTCGGAATCACAACGGTCTACCACTTCTGGATGGTGCCGTTGACCCTGGGACTCGGCATGCTCGTGGCTGTCCTGCAGACGATCTACCACCGCACCGGCAATGAGGTGTATCTGCGGAGCACGAAGTTCTTCGGCAAGCTCTTCCTCATCAACTTCATCATGGGTGTGGCCACCGGCCTGGTCCAGGAATTCCAGTTCGGCATGGCCTGGAGCGAATACTCTCGCTTCGTCGGTGACGTCTTCGGGGCCCCCTTGGCTCTGGAGGCCCTTCTGGCGTTCTTCCTCGAGTCGACTTTCCTCGGCCTGTGGATCTTCGGCTGGGGTCGCCTGCCCCGCGCGGTCCACCTCGGCTCTCTGTGGTTGGCCGTCATCGGCACGTGGGTCTCGGCCTACTTCATCATCGTCGCGAACTCCTGGATGCAGCATCCCGTCGGCGTCGACATGGTCGACGGTCGGCCTGTGATGACCGACGTCTGGGCGGTGCTGGGCAACAACACCGCCATCGCCGCGTTCACACACACGATCTTCGGTGCCCTGGCCGTCGGCGGGTCCTTCCTCCTCGGCATCTCCTGGTACCACCTCTACCACCGGCGCAAGGCCGGAATCGACAGCGTCGGAGCCGACGGCAAGGTCGTCGTCGGCTCGTCGGAGGAACTGCCCGGGCGGGACAAGACTGACCACACGGTGTGGATCAAGTCTCTGCGCATCGGCGCGATCGTCGGCGTCATCGCCTTCGCCGGAGTCTCGATCACCGGTGATGTCCAAGCCAAGCTGATGTTCGATCAGCAGCCCATGAAGATGGCCTCCGCCGAGGCGGCCTGCCACGACGGCACCCAGTTCTCCGTCCTCACGATCGCCGACCCCTCCTCGAACGACTGCGACGGAGTGCAGAACATCTTCGAGATCCCCGGTCTGCTGTCCTTCCTGGCCAACGGCGATTTCGACACCCCGGTCCACGGTGTGACGACGCTGCTGCCGGAATACCAGGAGCGCTACGGAACCCATATCCCCGACGATCCGCGGTACGGCGACCATGCCGGCGAACCGGTTGACTACCAGCCGATCATGATCGTCACCTACTGGGGCTTCCGCATGATGATCGGCTTCGGCGCCCTGGCCGCCGGAGTCTGCGTCATCGGACTGTGGCTGGCTCGCAAGGGCACGGTGCCCGAGTCGAAGTGGCTCAGCCGGGGATTCGTCCTGGCCATCACGGCGCCGTTCCTCGCGAACTCGGCCGGCTGGATCTTCACCGAGATGGGACGTCAGCCCTTCGTCGTCGCCCCGAACCCGGCACAGCTCGATGGGGTGTACATGTACACCCAGGCGGCACTCTCACCCGAGGTGACACCGGCGATGCTGCTGTTCTCACTGATCAGCCTCACCACCGTCTACGGGGTTCTGATGGCCGTCGAACTGCGTCTGATCACGAAGTACGTCAAGGGCGGAGTCGCCTCGGCGATGCCTGAGCTCGACCAGACGAATACGAAACCCACGATCACCGACAACGGCGACGACGTCCTGTCGTTCGCGTACTGAGGGAAGGTCACGATGGAAATCCTCGCCACTATCTGGTTCGTCCTCATCGTCGTGCTCTGGATGGGATACCTGTTCCTCGACGGATTCGACCTCGGTGTGGGCATGATGATGCCCTTCCTCAGCCGCAGCGAACGCAGCAAACGCGTGCTGCTCAACTCGATCGGTCCGGTCTGGGAGGGCAACGAAGTCTGGCTGATCACCGCGGCCGGTGCGATGTTCGCGGCCTTTCCACACTGGTACGCCTCACTGTTCTCCGCGCTCTACATTCCGCTGACGCTGTGCCTGCTCGCGCTGATCTTCCGTGCCGTGGCCATCGAATACCGCGGAAAGGGCCACTCGGAGAGGTGGAAGTCATTCTGGACCTGGGCGCTGGCGGTGGGCTCGGCCGGAACAGCCTTCTGCATCGGTGCGATGCTCGCACTGACGACCATCGGACTGCCGCTCAATGATCACGGCGATCTGATCGGCGGAGCCTTCGCCTGGATGTCCTGGCCGGTGCTCGCCGGCGGTCTCGGCGGACTCGGCTTCTCCCTGGCCCACGGGCTCATCTTCCTCGGTCTCAAGACCCAGGGCGAGGTCCGGACGAGGTCG
Proteins encoded in this region:
- a CDS encoding M56 family metallopeptidase; the protein is MTIVGLVLAVLAFLLAWPIPAALARFRGDPISEVVLWQAVGLSGGLSLIGAALAFAVAPGTTSLPQGLFDLLRGKDHTQLSLLAWIFLVIAVLLIGRLLGCLVLTLYSARKTRLRHDEILHLLSEPSITYPDTRIITTDEAVAYCLPKGPRKGTAVLSTGLLKALDEDERTAVIAHERAHLDFRHDVLVIPFAAWHRALPYFSATAIGLNSVNQLIELMADDQARDHVDPQILAQAVSSAAAISPEHRSDLSAQRIRRLSRPLDPARIPVRLMSIGLAVLLLLLPTLLIVTPSAFGI
- a CDS encoding BlaI/MecI/CopY family transcriptional regulator — protein: MGTLGELERSVMDAIWVHDDGLSAAELREVLSDRELALTTVHTVLSRLEKKGFVTRDRSIRPHRYIAVSTREDHVAELMTEMLSQAPDRQAVLARFLGTVSEADTKALRNLLGRNHSTQS
- a CDS encoding cytochrome ubiquinol oxidase subunit I — its product is MELDPVLIGRWQFGITTVYHFWMVPLTLGLGMLVAVLQTIYHRTGNEVYLRSTKFFGKLFLINFIMGVATGLVQEFQFGMAWSEYSRFVGDVFGAPLALEALLAFFLESTFLGLWIFGWGRLPRAVHLGSLWLAVIGTWVSAYFIIVANSWMQHPVGVDMVDGRPVMTDVWAVLGNNTAIAAFTHTIFGALAVGGSFLLGISWYHLYHRRKAGIDSVGADGKVVVGSSEELPGRDKTDHTVWIKSLRIGAIVGVIAFAGVSITGDVQAKLMFDQQPMKMASAEAACHDGTQFSVLTIADPSSNDCDGVQNIFEIPGLLSFLANGDFDTPVHGVTTLLPEYQERYGTHIPDDPRYGDHAGEPVDYQPIMIVTYWGFRMMIGFGALAAGVCVIGLWLARKGTVPESKWLSRGFVLAITAPFLANSAGWIFTEMGRQPFVVAPNPAQLDGVYMYTQAALSPEVTPAMLLFSLISLTTVYGVLMAVELRLITKYVKGGVASAMPELDQTNTKPTITDNGDDVLSFAY
- the cydB gene encoding cytochrome d ubiquinol oxidase subunit II, which translates into the protein MEILATIWFVLIVVLWMGYLFLDGFDLGVGMMMPFLSRSERSKRVLLNSIGPVWEGNEVWLITAAGAMFAAFPHWYASLFSALYIPLTLCLLALIFRAVAIEYRGKGHSERWKSFWTWALAVGSAGTAFCIGAMLALTTIGLPLNDHGDLIGGAFAWMSWPVLAGGLGGLGFSLAHGLIFLGLKTQGEVRTRSRRWAGRIMLPAAMPFLIWFAYSITQRTWLVVPVLVALAALIAAFFAVRAGAEKRAFLLHGIYLIAGLAAVFAGVFPNVLPSTIDPANSLTIGSASSSDYTLNVMLIVTIVILPIIIAYQIFSYRMFLGRIAETHIPEAHKLPVAIRS